The Pelodiscus sinensis isolate JC-2024 chromosome 4, ASM4963464v1, whole genome shotgun sequence genomic sequence TAATTTACCTTTGACTTTATGGGCATTCCCTGGTTGAACCACTAAGCTGGATTCTAGGAATGCTATTGCTGGCTTCTTAAAAAAAGCACTCATCTAAAAGTGGGCAATGTAGCATCCTAGCCCGCGATTTGCATTGTAGGGGCAAATGTCACCTACGTTCATTGTATGTTGTTTGTGCTCCTCTGTGTCTGAGCCACAGAACGCAAGTCTGGACTCTGGATCCAGTCTCTCATGGTGGCCAAGCGAATGGTTGTTCCCAAACCCcatgtgcagggagccaggcatGAGATTGGATGGTTCCTGCAGCTGCATTGCTGGGACAAGTTGGTCAGcgcagggagggaggcaaggtGTGGAAAATGGAGCTCGACAATAAAGTCGCATTTCTAAGCCGCCAAGTGGAATTGTGACCTTTCCTTGCGGTTTATTGATCATCTCTTTCATGCAGCTTGATTTGAAACTGCTCTCCCATGCTCAGCAGCCCCCCTGGGTGCCACTAAAGAGCCCTTTCAGAGATTACAATTACAGCTTCTGCTCCACCAGCCCCAGGCACCTGCCATAATTTGAATGTTAAAGTGCCTGTCACCGAAGGCTTGGACTTGCTACGTGTGTATTGATGCTAAGCACCAAGAAAACGATTGGCAGGATAAACAAGCGATCAGATGGCACAGAGGTTAGGGAATCATGGGGATTCCGCTTCCGGGCAGCAGGCGACATAACCGTTTCAAAGGATGCGATGATACTAAGTGTCCCTCAAAGAGTACACGGACCATTTCAAAGGAGACCTGATGTCTCCAGATGCAGCGGAACCTAGCTTGGATACAGCACCATAGTACTCAACTTGGTGTGAAAAGTACGGGTAATGGTCTTAGGTGAAATTTGATCTCGCATTTTATTTCTGATAGAAGATCTCCCTTTGCCTGCAATGGACTGCAACTCAGGTCCTGGAATTTTGATGCTGAACGTGAAACACTGCTGCTTTCAGTGCAAAGACTCTTGCTTTTGCTAAGTAGCACGGAGTTTTGACAAGTTCACTGCAATGGAGCCTAGAAAACAACTAAGTTCAAGCCTATTCCTCCAAACTTGACAGCTCAGGACACTCATGCTCTGTGCCTTCTGGCCGCACAAACATCTCATGATATTGGAGTGCCAGAAGAGGAAGctgtttttcctagtttattaAAGATGAAATGTCAGCAAGACTTGATTCCATATTTGAAGGGGATGAGTGAGAAGTGGAGCTGTTCACACTGAATAGCGGTGCTTTGGTATGTAGCTTTTCACTAAAAAATGTCTATTGTATGCTAGAAGAGTAGTAGTTTGTCAGAAATCAAGTCAGGGTGGTCCTTGCTCTATAatcagtagaatcatagaatcatagaataataggactggaagggacctcgagaggtcatcgagtccagccccccgccctcaaggcaggatcaagctccatctacaccatccctgacagatgtctatctaacctgttcttaaatatctccagagaaggagattccaccacctcccttggcaatttattccaatatttgaccaccctgacagttaggaattttccCCTGACAGTAGTCACGTTCCCCTCTAGAATCCATTGACCCTTTCTGTTAGTGACACATTCTCAACTATTGCAAGAGGATTTTTGAGAGTGCTAGGCTTCTGGATTACATTTTCCATATGCAGAGAGCCAGGAAGTAGGACTCCAGTTGGACCTAATCGCACAATTGGcaatattggaaaaaaaataaaaaatcagttcctaggagaaaagctttaaaaatgtgAACCGCTGCCCTTCCTCAGAAGGTTCAAATACTAGAAGCctagattttattattttttgaaatCACATTATTGGAGGCCTGACAATGTCTTAACACGGGGGTTTGCAGTGCTATTGACGGGCTGCATCATGACCATGGCTTTTATACAAAGCTCAGGTCACAATAATCAACACATCCCAAACACACTATACGCAACAAACTAATTTCAGTCCATTCTTCATGAATGCCATGAGAAGGACAGCTACTCAGCAGACACATTTTTCCTTTGCTATGTGCTACAATAGCCTGgtggtgtttttaaaaagcctttgtgCCTTTTCAACAGCCACTCTATTAAAAATTATTACTGACTTTGAGCCTCCTTAAAGGGATTTGGTTTTTTCACCTGGCTTCGGGCACCTTTAAGTTGGCTCGAGGTGAGTGCCCTAGAAACCACAtacgaatggccatactgggtcagaccaaaggtccatctagcctacaGTGACTAGCTGGGAATAAACAGTGCCTTTGGAAAATCTTGGTCAACGGCTCTAGTTTTAATCCACATTAATATTTGTCTCACTCGCCAGAAATGAAAAAGCCTTTAAAAGTCAAACACAGCTAATTCCTGTAAAATATCAATCtataatttaaaatgtcattGTTTGACTGAAATAACAACAGTCATAAAAATCAATCAGTTCAAGATGACTGTTATTTGGAAGCAATTTGGCtacagatggattttttttttaaaccccaatGTACCAAATGCCCGGCAGCGTCACTCAAAAAGCTATATTACTTTTATGAACAGAGTGTGGAATTGTGATGACTATTTAGCATTATTTATCTTAGACAGGAATTCAGTCCAAAGATTATAGAGAACAAGCATCCATCGAAAGGAAGTGTTTACACAAACTAATCCAGTCTGCAGAACCACTATGTGACTAGCATTGCAGAAACCGCGCCACTACGATCAATATGCTCTTGATATCTGGAAATCACAATGGTTCTTATTCTGGACTCTGGGACCTGTTCTTCTTGGACAAAAATCCATTAATTGCAAAAGGCAGACTTCTGCTTTGCCTCTGTGtaaaggagaatcaggcccaatgggtGACCGGTttataaaaaccaaaacaaaaccaaaaggaTTTTAAATGATTCAGCAACATGGAGGTCTACATGTTGCTAACGGATGTAAACGCAGGGGGTGTGTATCACTACGCAACCACAGACTGCCTTGGTGTGGTGTGAAGGATGCCTTCTGTCACCCAGGACCTGCTGCAATGGCTTCTCAATGAACATGCCTGGAGAAGTTGAGTGACCAAATTCTTCCACCCCAACCAAATTATGAATGGCTCTAGCACTTCTTATGTCACAAGGCCTTCCtctcagctagggatgtgaatgacttatcagatagtcgaccgactagttgactagttgctcctcccccttttgctatcagaaagaggcagcgtgggggggggggaagaggagggagtgcttcaaagcagcagcaccacatggagaccccgggctccatgcagcgttgccactttgaaatgccacgtgcagcccggggctagctgggagtcccccgctggccccatgttccccgcaatgcttttgcctttgaagtgtagtaacagcGCTGGTgttcttgctacacttcaaaggcagaagtgcccttagtcactaatagaatagttgatgcaaattgcaccGACTATTCGCTTAGCAAaataatcgaaattttacatccctactcccaacGTCCCTCACCTCTCAAAAGAGGAATCAGTCCCATTACTCCTTCTCTTACACTGGCCCCAGACATAACCCTAgcccactaaggctatgtctacactgctggcttattgtgaaataacagagtgcgcatctacacagcaagcccgttatttcaaaattatttcaaaataacgagcgtCTGACTCCGacttttgtaaccctcatttcacaaggagtataGGACGGCGAAGGAAGAGTgtgcttccttcaacttcccgctgtgtagacagagtctaaaaccaagttaagctacttcgacttcagctaggcaattaacatagctgaagttgagtcaCTTAACTCAACATTAGCGCGCAgaatagatgtaccctaaatagGCCGTTCCTAGTCAAGACCTGGGCTCAGAAAAATTCCTCACACGCACTTCGGCCATAGGCCAAGCTCTGTTCACAAGGCTAAAAGTGCTTAGACTTCATGAACTGTCCCTAACCCAGCCCGAGCCTATTAACCATAGTACTCTCCCAGGCCCTCACTATAGCCTGCTCAGTGTCAGTGCACGCagtaggggcggggctggaactaAGGTTTGCACTGGGATGGGCTTGTTGGCCTGGGTGAAAGAGCAGCTCAGTCCACGCAGCTGAGCTGGACACACTACCGGGGCAGTTTATAAGCTAAGGAGCAGGTGGCGTTTGGATCCCTTTGGTGAGCCAGGGCTAGGACGTGgcctctggctgggaggggtgcCCAGCGGGCATGAAGGGTTCCGTGCTTTGTGTTTGGGTTTAGGGTGCCACCTGGCAGGTGTCTGACCAGCCTGGCTGTGTTCTTTTCCATGGATTTGCCAGCAAAATAATTGAATTtgccagggaagaggggggagggtagAGGTTATAAGGCTAACAGTTTGCATGGTTctcactgggccctgggacagATAATGTTAAATGTTTGTGTGTCCAGTTGAAGAGGCTTCAGTATGCCACATCAAGTAAGACACTGATATTATCAGGCTTCTCTAGATGCAGTGGTTCAAGAAAAATCAGTTTCGTACtggtacaaggaggaggggagggcactAGATAACAGGGAGAGCTATGACCTCCTCATGTGATTCCACCCTGCCCCGAGCCTGGGGTCTCCAcactcttctctttctctccccttcccacattaccgggggagggggagagggatctGGGGGGCAGTACAACAGCTGGAGTCCCAGTCCTGCCACCTACACAGATCTGCTTCTTCTCTGGTCCTGTACCGCCACAATCCTGCTGGGGGCAATATTCCCTCTCATGttttccatccttgtgcagagtaaattttgttaggtgcactgaagcatgtgcaccaccagtagaaacacatgctcctGGCTACTGCcagctctgggtgctctgctaatcagctgggcagcatgtgaatctctcctggtgGCCACCCatgcgctcagcttacagggaacactggctgggagTGCTGCCCCATCCTTGATAgcagggacaggcagcagggaaaggagcagaacaccAGCAGCCCACCCTGCCGGCTGCTTTACCACTCCCAGTCCCTTTCTCCCCAGCCCTGATCTGAGCTACACGTCTGCACAGAGACAGAGCCGGAGGAGAGGCAGCTCTGCGGAGGGGCTGAGGGTGATACAGTGGTGTGCTGGTACACTGGACCAGCCTgcttgcactgctgtctctgttatCTCTATGGATACTATAAGTGGCTGTTGAAGAAGATAGGGGTTGCGGCATTGTCTTGAGGTTAGGCAGGAttgccttgtgtgtgtgtgtgtgtggcgggggtgagagggagggtgTGGAGAATagaacataaacataagaacggccatacgggCTCAGACCAATATGTAGCCCAGCATCCCGACTTCTGACCATAACTATGCCAGGTGCCCTGGAAAAGGCAATCAGCTAGTGATCCATCCCcacacccattcccagcatctggcaaacagaggctattgacaccatccctgcccatcctagctaacacACATGGATGGGCATATCCTTCCTCAACTTAACTAGGTTTTTTAACCCTGatctagtcttggccttcacaacctcttctggCGGGGAGTTCCACAGCCTGactgtgcactgtatgaagaacaacctccttttgtttgtttgcctattaattttatttggtgacacctacttcttgtgttatgggaagaagCAAATAACACTTCATTTTTTTCTCCTACTTTCTCTACGCttgtaatgattttatagacctctagcatatctatCTTTTGTCATCTCTTTCCTAAGTTCAAAAGTTCGTTTTATTAATCtcgcctcatatggaagctgtttcatactcctaatcatttttcttgcctttTTGCAATTCCAAGCTGGTTCATTTGCATTTCAAAGGTAGTAACCCTAAGTGTGGTAACACGAACTAAGTGTAGCATTTGGTCAACATCAGTGGCCTAAGTTGTGATTGGGACAGATTCTGCGGTGCCAGCTCAACTTACAGTGGGTTGATTTGatgaggaagggtgggaggtGGCCCAGGTTAGGGTTAAGCTTATGGATATTCTGTAGGCCTGACCTAAGGCTGGGAATGTATATAGTGGCCCAGGCTGTGCATTGATGTGGGCAGGTTCAGCTGGGTTAAGGAAATTTTGGTGGTTTTGCTTAGTTTTAAGACTGTGCTCTGCTTGTGAGGCCATGTTAGTTTTAACAGTGGGGTCTACATAAAAATTATGGGTGTAATCAAACTttgtttgtctgagcaattgactgaaaaagaagtaggactgaatggacgtTAGGCTCCAAAGTTTTACgttgttttggttttgactgCAGCGATGTAACAAAAATCTGTATTTGTAAGTTATGCTTttacaataaagagattgcactgcagAACTTGTAGGACGTGAactgaaaatattatttcaattgtttatcatttttacagtgcaaatatgtgTAATCAAAAATAATAATGTAAAGTAACCTTTGCATTCTGTTGTAgtagaaattaatatatttgaaaatgtataaaaaatattcaaaatatttaatacatttcagttggtATACTATTGTTTAACGGTGCAatcaatttaaattaatattttgttaATCGTGTGAgttaatttcaattaatcagcaaCCCTAGTTTTAATAAATTCCAAACCTTAATGTGAACCTTTAGTTCACTTCATATTTTAGAGTTCTAAGATTCTTGATTGGGTGCTTTAAAATGACTCCACTGCCTTTTCAGTACCACCTTGTAAAAAtgtcaaataattaaattttgaaagaaaacgcATGTCTAATAACTTTTGATACAGATGCAGGCTGGAACTAAACAAACATACAAATCAAGCCTTTGAAGGCTTTACCCCTCCCCTTTTAGCTAACAAAAGCACAGCTGTGAAGTTGCACAGCggaaatggttttttttaaaaaaggcaactAAATAGTATGTAGATTAACGTTTCTTTACAAAACAATTTATTGTGGTTATTTACACCTGTTCCTTTGTAAGTGTATAAATGTAAACATTTATTATTGATGTGTTtatcatttattttataattcaTCCCCAGTTCAGAGTATTACTGTCATTTTAGCATACAAGTAGTGAGAAAATTAAATTATATTCACAGAATATACATTCACGTGCAATTAAATAGTCACCAGCTTTAAGCCAGTGGTATAGACACTGTCCCATTGGCTCTACTTCTACTCCTTGTATGCACACTGGAGTCTGTGATGTCTTCTGCGTGGTCttcacttttcttttcctttaagCTGTTGATGAATCGCAGGGTGATTTCATCCCATTCTTCGGGCAGCAGCATTAGCAAAAACCCAGTGCAGATGATGATGGTCGCACCCAACCGTACCACACTGAAGATCACCTCATGTTTTAGGAGATCCACAGCTACAATGGGGGAAAAGACAATGAAGGCAAACACTGGCTTTCTGCTTGATAGGGTGTTGTCACAATAAATCTTGTATGTTTCCTATTACTTTAACTGGGAGTTTTATTGGAAAGTCTCACTCTTCCTCCAAACCTTCTGTTTTAATAATACTGTGTGCTATAATGCATGAAGGCTAGACTGTAGAATTCACACCAGGCATGGAGAGTTACAGGGTAGTCTTTGGTCACTTTCTCCTTACAGCAAAGAGGAAGTAttctgagctagggatgtaaaatcccgattaAACGATGAAAGGGTAGACGAGCAGAgggatgctccagcctggccagagcagccgctGGAGTGGTCCACTCCACTGGTTAAGCTTAACTCACCCATTaaagggtgaggcttactagtTAACTGGtgaaaccttcacatccctactctgggcTAGTCCTATACTGGCAGAGATTACTCCTCCATCTGCACTGGCTCAACTGTGCCAGCCAATATATTAGGGAGGTCAAGTCAAAGCTCCACCCATGTCCCATCTCTGCCCTGCCGCAGATCAGGGATACAGAGAGCccacccaagtgcacaaccaggcCCGTAGGCTGTTAGGGGCGTTGGAACTGGAAAATCATATACTGACTTTTAATTTACCAGTGAAAAGCTCCACTTCCAAAATTTAAACCTTTTGCACATCTCTTGAGTTGGCAGCTTCATGTTTCTTTGCAATGGGACCTACATCTCTGAAGAAATATGGCAACATAAAATTACCTCAAATGTTAGGGCATTTTTATTCATTAATTGCAGTATTTGTACCTGCATTTCCAGGAACACTGAGCACGGTCCCGATGGAAATTAGGATGGGGTACGTCAGCACAACTCCAACATTCACCAATACGTTAAATGCTGGAAAGGAAGAAAACAGTGCATCAGATGCTGGAAGTAATAAAAGAACAACACGTGGACTTTCTCAGCTCGCATTAAAAGTGCATCAGGCACGCTAAGCAGTTCTTGCCCGTCAAGCCCCTGATCCTGCCTGTCCCGTGGGCGGAACAGGAAGGGATGTTTCACTTGGGGAGAGAAGGGTTGGCTGTAAGTTCAAAACGGCTCATTCCGAAAGGGTCACTTCCCTCTTTTGATGCTTGAACTGAAGTCAGAGGGAGCACTTTCCACCCGACCCACAGAAGCAACCAGGATTGTTCTCAAACAGGCTCGTTCCTCTTGagtccggggggcggggggggggggagattctgCTGCCTCAAGGTGCCTGGAATGGAGTGGGGCAGCCTGCCACCAGTGAAGGAAGTGCTGTCGCGGTGACACACTCCAAGGAAGGCGCACGGCAGCGGCAGGCACGTAggccaaccagttctgaaggctGTCCCTCTGAAGCCTTGTCCCTTTTATACTGGAAAAGGAAGGGTGTCAACTACTCCGTAGTTCATGGGGAAATGGCCAGTGGACAAGATGAGTGGTCAGTGTAACCCAAGGGGGGCTCTGAATCCCTTTTCACAGGCTTTAAAAGTGCAGGTACCTGttagtgtatggggggggggtgctttttgGATGCATAATCCCTTATACATAGGGCCAGCGCTGCCAAATGGAGGAGGATGCCAAGCCAAAGATTATAAGCTAGTGGAGCACCATGACACTCCCCCCCTCCTTTTAAAGGGGTTTTAAAGTGTAGGCAGTTGAAGGACAGGGCAGGTTATACTGcactacagtgaaacctttgttatctggccccctgttaaccagaaaactttgttaaccggcattgcccccatacacaatactgtcacatcttcaggcacacaggcctggcttggtttaccatgattggcttaacaattttttatttaagaaatactaatcatctttaactcagaacagaaatgtgagaccaactgccacacactacaaaactaccaatattaaaaacctgagttttactattattgtccattggtttttcttaggttgatgggaccctcagataaccagaatctttagataaccggaatgccctaatccccgagcatgctggataacacgGGTTTttctcaagttgtggtgagagaggtccaggttggatattaggaaaaagtatttcactaggagggtggtgaagcactggaatgggttacctagggaagtagaggagtctccatccctagaggtgtttaagtctcagcttgacaaaaccgtggctgggttgatttaattgggattggtcctgccttgggcagggggctggacttgatggccttctgagatctcttccagctctatgattctatgatccagcaTTCATGCGGGGACCGGCTAGGTTCAGGCTCATCAGTCTGTTTTCCATTTCCTGCTTCCCCTTAGCGTTGCAACTTCTTAAGGCTCACTCACTTTGCGCCAGGATTATTTCTATTAGGCACTGCTGCTACCACCACCCCTCAGTTATACATCACCTCTGAATGCAGCTACGTTAGCTCTCCCTGAGAGCTGGGGCTGAACCCTTAGGTGCAGCCAAACTGTGTCCCCATTCCCCAGTTCTTGAGCCGGGTAGCAGACACTTTGGCTGCAGTGCAAATAAGAGCAGCCtccgggctgctgctgcaaattgCACTTGCTGGAAACAGCTCCCAATGAGCCGTTCTACTAGTGACGGAGTGATGCGGCACTGTAGTGCCTTGCACCCATGTCAGGCTCTCCATGGCCACCCCTCCTGCTCCTACACTGGTATCATCAGGAAGGAGGGTAGTGCACAGCTGGCGACACTGAGCATTTTATGCTGGCTCTCTGCC encodes the following:
- the SLC35F4 gene encoding solute carrier family 35 member F4 isoform X3, with protein sequence MAITGIVMMAYADGFHGDSIIGVAYAVGSASTSALYKVLFKMFLGSANFGEAAHFVSTLGFFNLIFISFTPIILYFTKVEYWSPFSAVPWGYLCGVAGLWLAFNVLVNVGVVLTYPILISIGTVLSVPGNAAVDLLKHEVIFSVVRLGATIIICTGFLLMLLPEEWDEITLRFINSLKEKKSEDHAEDITDSSVHTRSRSRANGTVSIPLA